A stretch of DNA from Arthrobacter globiformis:
GGATGTTTTCGATATCTCCATGCGGCCTGGCCTGGTCTCGCTCGCCGGCGGCAGCCCCTTCCTGCAGTCCCTGCCCCTTGAAAGGCTCGCGCAGACGGCCGCGCGGATCATCGCCGAGGACGGCCTCACGGCACTTCAGTACGGCGGGGGCCAGGGCACCGAGGAACTGCGCACGCAGATCTGCGAAGTCATGGCCGCCGAAGGCATCCTGGACGCCCGGCCAGAGAACGTGGTGATCACCGCGGGATCGCAGTCCGCGCAGGATGTGGCCACCAAGGTGTTCTGCAACCCCGGAGACGTGGTCCTGGTGGAGGAACCCACGTACGTGGGGGCGCTGAACACGTTCGAGGCGTACCAGGTCCAGGTGGAGGCCGTCCCCATGGACGACGACGGCCTGGTGCCTGAGCTTCTCGAGGCCCGGATCGCGGCGCTCCAGACCGCCGGGAAGAACATCAAGTTCCTCTACACCATCCCCAACTTCAACAACCCGTCGGGCATCACACTGGCGCGGGATCGCCGGCAGCAGATCGTGGACATCTGCCGCCGCGCGAACATCCTGGTTCTGGAGGACAACCCTTACGGCCTGCTGCGGTTCGACGGCGAGCCGCTGGCCCCGCTGCGGGCAGGCAACCCCGACGACGTCATCTACATGGGCTCGTTCTCGAAGATCTTTGCCCCGGGACTGCGCATCGGCTGGGCCCTGGTTCCCGCCCACCTGCAGCGCCGCTACTACCTCGCCTCCGAGGCAGTGACGCTCTGCCCGCCCACGCTGAACCAGATGCTTGTCTCGGCCTACCTCAGGGACTACGACTGGAAGGGCCAGATCGAGACGTACCGCGGGCTGTATGCCGACCGCTGCCACGCGATGCTGGCGGCCCTGGAGAAGTACATGCCCAAGGGGCTTAGCTGGACCCGGCCGCAGGGCGGATTCTTCGTTTGGGTGACGCTGCCGGAGGGCGTGGACACCTATCCCCTGCTCCGCAAGGCGATTGATGCCGGCGTCGTCTTCATTCCCGGCGCGGCCTTCACACATTCGGACTCCCCGTCGAACAAACTCCGCCTGGCGTTCAGCGCCGTTCCGCCGGAGGCCATCGCCGAGGGCGTGCGGCGCCTGGCTCCGGTGCTGCAGCAAGCCATAGACGCGCTGGCCTGAGCTGCGGCCACGTACGGGGCATCAGATGAGTCACGATAACCAAAGGAGATAAGGCCATGGCGGGAACAATTGTGGTGGGCGTGGACGGAAGCGGTACCGCACGCAAGGCAGCGGAAGTGGCGCGGGACCTGGCTGCGGCGCTGGGCGCCAGGCTACATGTTGTGTCCGCGTTCGATACCGACCGGACCGAAGTCTTCGGCAGCGGCAGTGACCGGTGGATCGTCTCCGACGCCGGCGAAGCGGAAAAGGTGGCCCGGGATGTAGCGGCTGCCCTGGCGGGCGGCGAGCTCCAGGTCACCTATTCCTCCGCGCGGGGCAAGCCGGCAGAAGCCCTGGTCAGGGAGGCGGACCGGCTCGACGCAAGCATGATCGTGGTGGGAAACCGCCGCATGCAGGGCCTTGGGCGAGTGCTGGGCAGTGTGGCGAACAGCGTTGCCCACAGCGCGTCCTGCGACGTCTACATCGCGAATACCTACGGAGCCGATTAGCCGGAGCCGACCAGGCACAGTACCGCCTGACTTGACGCGGATCACCCGGGCTGGTGGGCAGTCTCACCCCGTTATCGGGCAGTCCGGCATGTCCTGAAAGATAAAATTGGAGGTGCCCCCGATGGTGCGGACAAACCCAAATCTACCTTTCAGGGGAACACTGTGCTTACACTCCAGCGTCGCCACCTCGTCGGTCACGACATCCTTCTTGCCCGCCACGGCAACCACATCAGCGCCATGCGCGTGGACCGTTCGGCCGGCCGCGTGATCGCCCTCCTCGACGACGGCTCGGTGGACAGCGCCCCGAACCTCATCTCCCCCGACCTGCAGCTGCCCGACACGCTGAAGAGCGTCGTGCGCGAGGACTGGAAGTTCCTCACGCTCGTGAGCTGCGGCATCGCCGCCGTATCTGGCGTCATGCTGGCCGCTGCGGTGAGCATGGCAGGCATGTCCGCCGATCCGGCCATGGCCCAGCTGCTGGCCAACTCCTACGCCGCGTACTAAGGCCAGCTTCCGCCGTCGGGCCCAGGGCCCCGGTCCCGGCACCCCGGGCCCGGGCATCTGCCCACGGCCCGGCGTCAGCCGATCCGTACCAGCAGCTCGCGGAGCAGCCACCAGAGCGCGGCGGTGACACCGCCTCCCACCAGGGCACCGACAACAACCTGTGCCACCGTATGGGCGCGCAGCACCACCCGGGACCACCCGACAGCGGGTATCAGCAGCAGCAGCGGAATCCACGGCGCGCCCAGGATCAGCACGGTGATGACAGTCGTCAGGGCGATGGCGCCGGCGTGGCCGCTGATTTTCCAGAACAGGCTGATAACGGCGAGCACCATCACACCGCCCACTATGGCCAGCACCACCACGATGACGCTGTACGGGGCGTTGATGGCCAGCAGGACTCCCAGCCCCGCGAGCAGTGACACCACCGACATGGCGAGCACCGGGAAGCGTTGCTTGCGGTCGCTGACGTGGCGGTCCGTCACCTTGCCCATCCGGACCAGGACGACGACGGCGGCCAGCGGCAGCACGCACACAAACAGCACCGCCACGGCGCCGAACCAGACGGTGCCCGGAAAGCCGGGTTCCATTGCCGGGCTGAGGAGCAGCAGCAGAGCCACGGTGATGGGCGGCTGAAGGGCTTCCGTGATGGTCCGGGCCACGCGGTTCTTCACGCGGATGCTGATGATCCCGCGATCCTCACCCATGGGAACCCCGTCCCTGCCTGTCCGGTCCTTCCCCCTTTCCCCGGAGGGTACCCCTCCGGGGACCGTCAGTCGAGCAGGTCAGTCGAGCAGCAGTGCCGGCTCTTCCAGGATGGAGGCGACGTCGGCCATGAAGCGGGCTGAAAGGTCGCCGTCTACGACCCGGTGATCGAAGGATCCGCCAAGCGTGGTGATCCAGCGGGGAATGACCTCGCCGTCCAGGACCCACGGCTTTTGCTTGATGGTGCCGAACGCCACGATGGCCACCTCACCGGGGTTGATGATGGGGGTTCCGGTGTCGATGCCGAGGGCGCCGATGTTGGTGACCGTCAGCGTGCCGCCCTGCATCTGGCCCGGCTGGGTCTTGCCGGCGCGCGCGGTGGTGGCGAGGTCGTTGAGGGCAAGCGCCAGTTCCTTGAGGGACAGGTCCTGGGCGTTCTTGATGTTCGGGACCATCAGCCCGCGGGGCGTGGCCGCGGCGATGCCCAGGTTCATGAAGTGCTTGA
This window harbors:
- a CDS encoding aminotransferase-like domain-containing protein; amino-acid sequence: MTHETLDAAAAVLPAEAIDAIERAATSAHRHDELFSERAANIKQSAVRDVFDISMRPGLVSLAGGSPFLQSLPLERLAQTAARIIAEDGLTALQYGGGQGTEELRTQICEVMAAEGILDARPENVVITAGSQSAQDVATKVFCNPGDVVLVEEPTYVGALNTFEAYQVQVEAVPMDDDGLVPELLEARIAALQTAGKNIKFLYTIPNFNNPSGITLARDRRQQIVDICRRANILVLEDNPYGLLRFDGEPLAPLRAGNPDDVIYMGSFSKIFAPGLRIGWALVPAHLQRRYYLASEAVTLCPPTLNQMLVSAYLRDYDWKGQIETYRGLYADRCHAMLAALEKYMPKGLSWTRPQGGFFVWVTLPEGVDTYPLLRKAIDAGVVFIPGAAFTHSDSPSNKLRLAFSAVPPEAIAEGVRRLAPVLQQAIDALA
- a CDS encoding universal stress protein, with amino-acid sequence MAGTIVVGVDGSGTARKAAEVARDLAAALGARLHVVSAFDTDRTEVFGSGSDRWIVSDAGEAEKVARDVAAALAGGELQVTYSSARGKPAEALVREADRLDASMIVVGNRRMQGLGRVLGSVANSVAHSASCDVYIANTYGAD
- a CDS encoding phosphatase PAP2 family protein, yielding MGEDRGIISIRVKNRVARTITEALQPPITVALLLLLSPAMEPGFPGTVWFGAVAVLFVCVLPLAAVVVLVRMGKVTDRHVSDRKQRFPVLAMSVVSLLAGLGVLLAINAPYSVIVVVLAIVGGVMVLAVISLFWKISGHAGAIALTTVITVLILGAPWIPLLLLIPAVGWSRVVLRAHTVAQVVVGALVGGGVTAALWWLLRELLVRIG